A DNA window from Acetilactobacillus jinshanensis contains the following coding sequences:
- the mutS gene encoding DNA mismatch repair protein MutS yields MSKSTTKTPMMRQYQKIKDQYPDAFLFYRIGDFFELFNEDAIKGARILELTLTARNHSSKHPIPMCGMPHRAVQDYVNILVDKGYKVAICDQMEDPRLAKGMVKRAVVQLVTPGTYTESGVENAKNNNYLTALEYDPKRDVYGFAYAELSTGELKTSVLKGNQSVLNEVMSLQTKEVVVNGPLNQDLLNKFHKIGILISHQKTIRTEAETSYLIQNLKSPLERNITARLLTYIHVTQKRDLSHLKVAVPYEPTQYLKMDHNTKYNLELLKNIRTGKKTGTLLWILDATKTAMGGRKLKRWLNRPLINKSHIEKRQNAVQELLDHYYERNQIQNLLIKVYDLERLAGKVSFGSVNGRDLIQLKTSLAQIPKIRYILGQLDPKRLGDIYKKMDPVTNVHDLIQRAIMDEPPISITDGGVIKDHYNKRLDSYRDAMNNGRQWMANLQAKERKITGIHNLKVGFNHVFGYYIQVTKVNLNKVPEDRYQRKQTLRNAERFSTPELKKHEALILEAQEKSKTLEYQIFVKVRNAIKQNIKRLQSLADAVASLDVLQAFATISEKYRWIKPKLTNGSDMRIIDGRHPVVEKVMGHQSYVPNDVVMNKDTQILLITGPNMSGKSTYMRQLALTVIMAQMGCFIPAKSAVIPIFDQIFTRIGAADNLIAGQSTFMVEMQESNEALQYATPHSLILFDELGRGTATYDGMSLAQAIIEYVHNHIHAKTLLSTHYHGLTELSKTLPHLKNVHVGATEKNGNLVFLHKVEDGPADKSYGIHVAKLAGLPKPVLTRASHILSSLEAKDAVAHNKYKKNSQAVNSIVTQKDSQYRKSNQKLRKMLEERTADLSRRRDQQLALFPTKSSSNSKSSGLNSRDYKVIRELKNTDLMSETPMALMNNVYKWQHQIKK; encoded by the coding sequence ATGTCTAAATCCACAACGAAGACACCTATGATGCGTCAATATCAAAAGATCAAGGACCAGTATCCCGATGCCTTTTTATTCTATCGAATCGGTGATTTCTTTGAATTGTTTAATGAAGATGCAATCAAGGGTGCCAGAATTTTAGAATTGACGTTAACCGCGCGTAATCATAGTTCTAAACATCCGATTCCAATGTGTGGAATGCCACACCGTGCTGTTCAGGACTATGTCAATATCTTAGTTGACAAGGGTTACAAAGTCGCGATCTGCGATCAGATGGAAGATCCACGTCTAGCTAAGGGCATGGTCAAGCGAGCCGTTGTGCAGTTGGTTACCCCCGGAACGTATACTGAATCCGGTGTGGAAAACGCTAAGAATAACAATTACTTAACGGCTTTGGAATATGATCCTAAACGTGACGTCTACGGCTTTGCCTATGCTGAATTATCAACCGGTGAATTAAAGACCAGTGTCCTGAAGGGTAATCAAAGCGTCTTAAATGAGGTCATGAGTTTACAGACCAAAGAAGTCGTTGTTAACGGTCCGCTTAACCAGGATCTATTGAATAAATTTCATAAGATTGGGATCTTAATTTCACACCAGAAAACGATTAGGACCGAAGCGGAAACTAGTTATCTGATTCAGAATTTAAAGAGCCCACTTGAAAGAAACATCACGGCTCGGTTACTAACCTATATTCACGTTACCCAAAAACGTGATTTATCCCACTTAAAGGTTGCTGTGCCATATGAACCGACCCAATATCTTAAAATGGATCACAATACTAAATATAACTTAGAATTACTAAAGAACATCCGGACCGGTAAAAAGACTGGAACACTTTTGTGGATTCTAGACGCCACGAAAACGGCGATGGGTGGTCGTAAATTAAAGCGTTGGCTAAACCGGCCGTTAATTAACAAATCGCACATTGAGAAACGTCAGAATGCGGTTCAGGAACTCCTGGATCATTATTACGAACGAAATCAAATTCAGAACTTATTGATCAAAGTTTACGACCTTGAGCGACTTGCTGGAAAAGTATCGTTCGGCAGTGTCAACGGCCGTGACTTAATTCAGCTGAAGACGTCGTTAGCCCAGATTCCAAAGATTAGGTATATTCTGGGTCAATTAGATCCAAAACGACTGGGTGACATTTATAAAAAGATGGATCCAGTAACTAACGTTCATGATTTAATTCAACGAGCTATTATGGATGAACCACCGATTTCAATTACTGACGGCGGTGTGATTAAGGATCATTATAATAAACGGCTTGATAGCTATCGTGACGCTATGAACAACGGTCGTCAGTGGATGGCTAATCTTCAGGCTAAGGAACGTAAGATCACTGGAATCCATAATCTTAAAGTTGGTTTTAACCATGTCTTTGGATACTACATTCAAGTCACTAAGGTTAATCTAAATAAAGTTCCGGAAGATCGTTACCAGCGTAAACAAACGTTACGAAACGCTGAACGCTTTTCGACACCTGAGTTAAAGAAACATGAAGCTTTAATCTTAGAAGCCCAGGAAAAATCAAAGACGTTGGAGTACCAGATCTTTGTTAAAGTTAGGAATGCCATTAAACAAAATATCAAGCGTCTCCAGTCGTTAGCAGATGCCGTGGCATCGTTAGACGTTCTCCAGGCCTTTGCCACTATCAGTGAGAAATATCGGTGGATTAAGCCCAAGTTAACGAACGGATCTGACATGCGAATTATTGATGGACGGCATCCGGTCGTTGAAAAAGTTATGGGCCATCAATCTTACGTGCCGAATGACGTAGTCATGAATAAAGATACTCAGATATTATTGATTACCGGGCCCAATATGTCTGGTAAAAGTACCTATATGCGTCAATTAGCTTTAACGGTGATCATGGCGCAGATGGGGTGCTTTATCCCAGCTAAATCAGCAGTCATCCCAATTTTTGACCAAATCTTTACTCGAATTGGTGCCGCTGATAATTTAATTGCCGGACAGAGTACTTTCATGGTTGAGATGCAGGAATCTAACGAAGCCTTACAATACGCAACCCCGCATAGCTTGATTTTATTTGATGAACTCGGTCGTGGAACCGCTACTTACGACGGGATGTCGTTAGCACAAGCGATTATTGAATATGTCCACAACCATATTCATGCCAAAACGTTATTGTCAACGCATTACCATGGCTTAACTGAGTTATCTAAAACGTTACCGCATTTAAAGAATGTTCATGTTGGTGCTACGGAAAAGAACGGCAATCTAGTGTTCTTGCATAAGGTCGAAGACGGACCCGCTGACAAATCCTACGGGATTCACGTTGCCAAATTAGCGGGGCTACCAAAGCCAGTACTTACAAGGGCCAGCCACATCTTAAGTTCATTAGAAGCTAAAGATGCGGTAGCTCATAATAAATATAAGAAGAATTCTCAAGCCGTTAATTCGATTGTGACGCAAAAAGATAGTCAATATCGTAAATCTAACCAAAAATTACGTAAGATGTTAGAAGAACGAACGGCTGATCTCAGTCGAAGACGTGACCAACAGTTAGCACTATTTCCGACTAAATCATCATCGAATTCCAAGAGTTCAGGTTTAAATTCACGAGATTATAAAGTGATTCGTGAACTTAAGAACACTGATCTGATGTCAGAGACCCCGATGGCATTGATGAATAACGTCTATAAATGGCAGCACCAGATTAAGAAATAA
- the rny gene encoding ribonuclease Y, whose translation MVIISLILAIIAIIIGFFIGQYVHERTTQKKLSNTHQDAQSILVKAKRQAETAKKEMVLDAKEKSNRYRSEINKDLKNRRSKIQKQENRLLRREESLDDKDAAFNRRDNSLNRKEAKLNAKQQQITKKQQAAETLIKQRQAKLEKVAALPQSEARKMIISDTKHQLAGERAKMIKDSYDQAQRTSKEKAKNLVVQAIQQSAADLVSETTVSVVNLPNDDMKGRIIGREGRNIRTFETLTGIDVVIDDTPDAVVLSGFNPVRRTIAKIALEKLIKDGRIHPARIEEMVAKSRKELGQKIQETGENVIFDLGIHSMDPHLVKLIGRLQFMMYDGQNVLDRSIEVAKLTGVLAAELGENVTLAKRAGLLHEIGRAVDHEANSSHVQIGIDLAKKYNESPVIVDSIGAYSGNQKPHYIISELVNVASEIAASRPGAKSKSLESFIHRLTDLEKISNSFPEVKKSYAIQAGRGIRVIVKPDKVSDTQAIVLARDIKRKIEKDMEYPGHIKVTIIREVRSVEYAS comes from the coding sequence ATGGTAATTATTAGCCTAATCCTCGCAATCATCGCTATTATTATTGGATTCTTTATTGGGCAATATGTGCACGAACGTACTACTCAAAAAAAGCTCAGTAATACTCATCAGGATGCTCAAAGTATTTTGGTAAAAGCTAAGCGACAAGCTGAAACTGCTAAAAAAGAAATGGTGTTAGATGCTAAAGAAAAAAGTAATCGATACCGTTCTGAAATTAATAAAGATTTAAAGAATCGTCGTTCTAAGATTCAGAAACAAGAAAATCGTTTATTACGACGTGAAGAATCTTTGGATGACAAAGATGCCGCCTTTAATCGACGTGACAATTCTTTAAACCGTAAAGAAGCTAAGTTGAACGCTAAGCAACAACAAATTACTAAGAAGCAGCAGGCTGCGGAAACCTTGATTAAGCAACGTCAAGCAAAGCTAGAAAAGGTTGCCGCACTTCCTCAGAGTGAAGCTCGTAAGATGATCATTAGTGATACTAAACATCAGCTTGCTGGTGAACGAGCTAAGATGATTAAAGATAGCTATGATCAAGCTCAGCGAACTTCAAAAGAAAAGGCTAAAAATTTGGTGGTTCAAGCTATTCAGCAGAGTGCTGCTGATTTAGTTTCTGAAACTACGGTTTCGGTGGTAAACTTACCAAATGATGATATGAAGGGTCGAATTATCGGTCGTGAAGGCCGTAATATTAGAACCTTTGAAACCTTAACGGGAATTGATGTTGTTATTGATGACACGCCTGATGCAGTAGTCTTAAGTGGCTTTAATCCTGTTCGTAGAACGATTGCTAAAATCGCTCTAGAAAAATTAATTAAGGATGGCCGAATTCATCCAGCTCGAATTGAAGAAATGGTTGCCAAGAGTCGTAAAGAACTTGGTCAGAAGATTCAAGAAACAGGAGAGAACGTCATTTTTGATCTCGGGATTCACTCAATGGACCCGCATTTGGTTAAATTAATTGGACGCCTTCAATTTATGATGTATGACGGTCAAAACGTCTTAGATCGTTCAATTGAAGTCGCTAAATTAACCGGCGTTTTAGCCGCTGAATTAGGTGAAAACGTTACTTTAGCTAAACGTGCTGGATTATTACATGAAATTGGCCGTGCGGTTGATCACGAAGCTAATAGTTCTCACGTTCAGATTGGAATTGATTTAGCTAAGAAATATAATGAAAGTCCCGTAATTGTTGATTCAATTGGGGCTTATAGTGGTAATCAAAAGCCTCATTATATTATTTCTGAATTAGTTAACGTTGCAAGTGAAATTGCTGCTTCACGTCCAGGTGCTAAGAGCAAATCTCTTGAAAGCTTCATTCATCGCTTAACTGATCTTGAAAAGATCAGCAACAGTTTCCCTGAAGTTAAAAAGAGTTACGCTATTCAAGCTGGACGTGGCATTCGTGTAATTGTCAAGCCGGATAAAGTTTCTGATACACAAGCGATTGTATTGGCCCGTGACATTAAGCGTAAAATCGAAAAGGATATGGAATATCCTGGCCATATTAAGGTTACGATTATACGTGAGGTTAGGTCAGTTGAATACGCAAGTTAA
- the recA gene encoding recombinase RecA translates to MAKKDPQSQRKAALDGALKQITKEFGKGSIMRMGDRADNSIETIPTGSIALDSALGVGGYPKGRIVEIYGPESSGKTTLALHAVAEVQKHGGTAAYIDAENALDPEYAKNLGVNINDLLLSQPDTGEQGLQICDALVSSGAVDLVVVDSVAALVPQAEIEGEMGDSHVSLQARLMSQALRKLSGSISKTNTICIFINQIREKVGVMFGNPETTPGGRALKFYSTIRLEIRRGQKIKKGTDIIGNRAKIKVVKNKVAPPFKRCQVDIMYGHGISQTGELLDMGADKGIVEKAGAWYSYDGQRIGQGRENAKKFLLAHPKLMDQLNAQVRKAYHLPLDMPKKR, encoded by the coding sequence ATGGCTAAAAAAGATCCTCAAAGTCAAAGGAAAGCGGCTTTAGACGGTGCTTTAAAACAAATCACGAAAGAGTTTGGCAAGGGCTCGATCATGCGCATGGGTGACCGTGCTGACAACAGTATTGAAACGATCCCCACGGGGTCAATTGCGTTAGATAGCGCTTTAGGCGTTGGCGGTTATCCTAAAGGTCGAATCGTTGAAATTTATGGTCCTGAAAGTTCAGGTAAAACGACGCTAGCATTACATGCCGTTGCTGAAGTTCAGAAACATGGTGGCACGGCTGCATATATCGACGCAGAAAACGCCTTAGATCCTGAATATGCCAAAAATCTAGGCGTTAATATTAATGATCTGCTATTATCTCAACCCGATACGGGTGAACAGGGCTTACAAATTTGTGACGCCCTTGTTTCCAGCGGTGCTGTTGACCTAGTGGTTGTTGACTCTGTTGCGGCTTTAGTACCCCAAGCTGAAATCGAGGGTGAAATGGGCGATTCTCACGTTAGTCTTCAAGCTCGTTTAATGTCCCAGGCACTCCGTAAATTATCAGGGTCCATCAGTAAGACCAACACGATCTGTATCTTTATCAATCAGATCCGTGAAAAGGTCGGCGTGATGTTTGGTAACCCAGAAACAACACCTGGCGGTCGTGCATTAAAGTTCTATTCAACGATTCGTTTAGAAATTCGACGTGGCCAAAAGATTAAAAAAGGTACCGACATCATTGGTAACCGTGCCAAGATCAAGGTCGTTAAGAATAAAGTTGCACCACCGTTTAAACGTTGCCAAGTTGATATTATGTATGGTCACGGGATCTCACAGACCGGTGAACTTTTGGATATGGGCGCTGATAAGGGTATAGTTGAAAAGGCTGGTGCCTGGTATTCATATGATGGTCAACGAATTGGTCAGGGCCGTGAGAACGCTAAGAAATTTCTTTTAGCTCATCCAAAATTAATGGATCAACTCAATGCTCAGGTTAGAAAAGCTTATCACTTGCCACTTGATATGCCTAAAAAAAGATGA
- a CDS encoding nicotinamide-nucleotide amidohydrolase family protein, with protein MQSRPLYMRFFGLGLDQFTRKLSQVLGRNDVYFVHVDHYEIVLEIVKCRERPDQIKNIILNHFGSWYIGDGRQTSIEQIVGNRLINHHLSITGAESLTAGMFQATLGNVPGISAVFPGGFVTYSNHAKHQLLGIPNDVINEYGVVSEPVAQWMASQSRKIMNTDVSVSFTGAAGPDPLEGQPGGTVWIGLSINGHKTIAKLYHLQTLYHQLSGFKTAEELKNNSRDAIRLLCVKTGLKMVNDALNKLL; from the coding sequence TTGCAATCACGTCCGTTATACATGCGCTTTTTTGGACTAGGCTTGGATCAATTCACACGAAAATTAAGTCAGGTTTTAGGCCGGAACGACGTTTATTTTGTTCATGTTGATCATTATGAAATTGTTCTCGAGATTGTGAAATGTCGGGAACGACCAGATCAAATTAAAAATATTATCCTTAATCATTTTGGATCGTGGTACATCGGCGATGGTCGACAGACTTCAATTGAACAAATTGTCGGCAATCGATTAATTAATCATCATCTATCGATTACTGGTGCTGAAAGTTTGACTGCTGGGATGTTCCAGGCGACGTTGGGTAACGTCCCCGGAATTTCAGCAGTTTTTCCGGGTGGCTTTGTAACTTATTCAAATCACGCTAAACATCAATTATTGGGGATTCCCAACGACGTTATTAATGAGTATGGTGTAGTTTCTGAACCCGTTGCCCAATGGATGGCCAGTCAGTCCCGTAAGATTATGAATACTGACGTTTCAGTATCGTTTACGGGTGCTGCTGGACCTGATCCGTTAGAAGGTCAGCCTGGTGGGACCGTATGGATTGGTTTGTCGATAAATGGTCATAAAACGATCGCTAAACTATATCATTTACAGACTCTATATCATCAGTTAAGTGGCTTTAAAACGGCTGAGGAACTAAAAAATAATTCCAGAGACGCAATCCGCTTATTATGTGTAAAGACCGGGTTAAAGATGGTTAACGATGCGCTAAATAAATTACTTTAA
- the pgsA gene encoding CDP-diacylglycerol--glycerol-3-phosphate 3-phosphatidyltransferase, which produces MNLPNRLTLMRIIMIPIFLIAFILPINLMGSICWLGTVTHGTWLLATIIFAIAAITDFLDGHLARSRHLITNFGKFADPLADKMLVMTAFILLVGAHVVPSWVAAIIVCRELAVTGLRLICAETSGKVIAAAWPGKIKTASQMFSIVFLLLSFNIIGLTLLYIALFFTVYSGIDYFVKNWGVFEHSI; this is translated from the coding sequence TTGAATTTACCAAATAGATTAACCTTAATGCGAATTATCATGATCCCGATCTTTTTAATTGCGTTTATTTTACCAATTAATTTAATGGGGTCCATTTGTTGGCTAGGAACCGTTACTCATGGGACGTGGCTCTTAGCAACGATTATTTTTGCGATTGCTGCCATTACCGATTTCTTAGATGGCCATTTAGCTAGAAGTCGTCATTTAATTACCAATTTTGGTAAGTTTGCCGATCCGTTAGCCGACAAAATGTTAGTTATGACGGCATTCATCCTTTTAGTTGGCGCCCACGTAGTTCCAAGTTGGGTTGCCGCAATTATCGTTTGCCGTGAACTTGCCGTTACCGGCCTTCGTTTAATCTGTGCTGAGACCAGTGGTAAGGTCATTGCTGCCGCTTGGCCAGGTAAGATTAAGACGGCATCACAGATGTTCTCGATCGTATTCTTATTATTGAGCTTTAACATCATCGGCCTAACGTTACTTTACATTGCCTTATTCTTTACGGTTTACTCCGGAATTGATTACTTTGTAAAGAACTGGGGCGTTTTTGAACACTCAATTTAA